One Kitasatospora sp. NBC_01287 DNA window includes the following coding sequences:
- a CDS encoding transcriptional regulator encodes MEEPTEQLAQVSLDARNLRGIAHPLRVRILGILRTDGPATASMLARRLDVNTGATSYHLRQLAEHGFITEVPARGARRERWWQAAHANTVVPDNELLTDRQGLGPVFLESLARVWADSMLRAVEATPTLPPAWRDAQDFGDYMFNLTPDEAKHLMAELHEVLKRHHRTDAGAADADSARVTFQFQLFPNPEDQRHPQDENHPEDQHQRISPTAPETE; translated from the coding sequence ATGGAAGAGCCCACCGAACAGCTCGCCCAGGTCAGCCTGGACGCGCGCAACCTGCGCGGGATCGCGCACCCCCTGCGGGTGCGGATCCTGGGCATCCTGCGGACGGACGGACCGGCCACGGCCTCGATGCTGGCCCGCCGACTGGACGTCAACACCGGCGCGACCAGCTACCACCTGCGGCAGTTGGCCGAGCACGGCTTCATCACCGAGGTGCCCGCCCGCGGGGCGCGCCGGGAGCGCTGGTGGCAGGCCGCGCACGCCAACACGGTGGTGCCCGACAACGAGCTGCTGACCGACCGTCAGGGGCTCGGCCCGGTCTTCCTGGAGTCCCTCGCCCGGGTCTGGGCCGACAGCATGCTGCGGGCCGTCGAGGCGACCCCGACGCTGCCGCCGGCCTGGCGCGACGCGCAGGACTTCGGCGACTACATGTTCAACCTCACGCCCGACGAGGCGAAGCACCTGATGGCCGAGCTCCACGAGGTGCTGAAGCGCCATCACCGCACGGATGCCGGGGCGGCCGACGCCGACTCGGCCCGGGTGACCTTCCAGTTCCAGCTGTTCCCCAACCCCGAGGACCAGCGGCACCCCCAGGACGAGAACCACCCCGAGGACCAGCACCAGCGCATCTCCCCGACCGCCCCCGAAACGGAGTGA
- a CDS encoding MFS transporter: MTTATIADPNRRLLRGLIGILSASAASLSANRVLSIALPWFVLTTTGSITKTGLVAFCQVLPYVISQALSGPIIDRVGPKRISVLGDLVSMTAMAIAPLLYLGGALSFPVLLGLMAVIGIADGPANGAKGLFLPGATRAAKVSIERGTGLCAVVERTATTVGPALAGVVVASFGSVFALWVTASLFALSALVVSTTLSNPVPEPHEAPTAQDAGYFTRLREGADFLRSAGLLRSIILMLAATNLLDQTFMSVLLPVWAKHSGNGAEAIGLVVSVFAATSIIAALVAAGFAERLPRRTVYLVGFVIGGIPRFVAMAAGVPLWGVLVVLAAGGLGSGFVNPILGAVTYELIPTALLGRVKTLAQAVTWAGIPFGGLVGAGLVTLAGVSGALWIVGGLYLVAIVVPGLSGDWSGMRKQQGAADGEAASEIGTGAETGAGTGAGTETGSGAEEAAGTTGSSNGTTTGTTVPELAST; encoded by the coding sequence ATGACCACGGCTACGATCGCCGACCCGAACCGCCGCTTACTGCGTGGCCTGATCGGCATCCTCTCGGCCAGCGCCGCGTCCCTCTCCGCCAACCGGGTGCTCTCGATCGCCCTACCCTGGTTCGTGCTCACCACGACCGGCAGCATCACCAAGACCGGTCTGGTCGCCTTCTGCCAGGTCCTCCCCTACGTCATCTCGCAGGCGCTCTCCGGACCGATCATCGACCGGGTCGGCCCCAAGCGGATCAGCGTGCTGGGCGACCTGGTCTCGATGACGGCGATGGCCATCGCGCCGCTGCTCTACCTCGGCGGGGCGCTCTCGTTCCCGGTGCTGCTGGGCCTGATGGCCGTGATCGGCATCGCCGACGGGCCGGCCAACGGTGCCAAGGGGCTCTTCCTGCCCGGCGCCACCCGAGCGGCCAAGGTCTCGATCGAACGCGGCACCGGCCTGTGCGCCGTGGTCGAACGCACCGCCACCACGGTCGGACCCGCGCTCGCCGGTGTGGTCGTCGCCTCCTTCGGCAGCGTCTTCGCGCTCTGGGTCACGGCCTCGCTCTTCGCCCTCTCCGCGCTGGTCGTCTCCACCACCCTCAGCAACCCGGTCCCCGAGCCGCACGAGGCCCCGACCGCCCAGGACGCCGGCTACTTCACCCGGCTGCGCGAGGGCGCCGACTTCCTGCGCAGCGCAGGCCTGCTGCGCTCGATCATCCTGATGCTCGCCGCGACCAATCTGCTGGACCAGACCTTCATGTCGGTGCTGCTCCCCGTCTGGGCCAAGCACTCCGGCAACGGCGCCGAGGCGATCGGCCTGGTGGTCAGCGTCTTCGCCGCCACCTCGATCATCGCCGCCCTGGTCGCCGCCGGATTCGCCGAGCGGCTGCCGCGCCGCACCGTCTACCTGGTCGGCTTCGTGATCGGCGGCATCCCCCGCTTCGTGGCGATGGCCGCCGGTGTGCCGCTCTGGGGCGTCCTGGTGGTGCTGGCCGCCGGTGGTCTCGGCTCCGGCTTCGTCAACCCGATCCTCGGCGCGGTGACCTACGAGTTGATCCCCACCGCCCTGCTCGGCCGGGTCAAGACCCTGGCCCAGGCGGTCACTTGGGCCGGCATCCCGTTCGGTGGCCTGGTCGGCGCCGGCCTGGTGACGCTCGCCGGGGTGAGCGGCGCGCTGTGGATCGTCGGTGGGCTCTACCTGGTCGCCATCGTGGTGCCGGGCCTGAGCGGCGACTGGTCCGGGATGCGCAAGCAGCAGGGCGCAGCCGACGGCGAGGCGGCAAGCGAGATCGGGACCGGGGCTGAGACCGGGGCTGGGACCGGGGCTGGGACCGAGACCGGGTCGGGCGCCGAGGAGGCCGCCGGCACCACCGGGAGCAGCAACGGAACGACCACCGGTACCACCGTCCCGGAGCTGGCCAGCACCTGA
- a CDS encoding pyridoxamine 5'-phosphate oxidase family protein: MAVTNPWLAGPAPKERLDRERLEERILNLLSSQNMCVLATSGDAGPLATPVRYYHLDFALMFTASGASPKMRNIAADPRVSIGVFAPLVGQASSRGAQIFGRARVLGPEDTDFEHYWQAFRWQSDHVERSLPLTEPPVGPVVVVEAERIVYTEHWLRRDGLAPRQFWTRPKAG, translated from the coding sequence ATGGCTGTGACGAACCCCTGGTTGGCTGGGCCGGCCCCCAAGGAACGACTCGACCGCGAGCGCCTGGAGGAGCGGATCCTGAACCTGCTCTCCTCGCAGAACATGTGCGTGCTGGCGACCTCGGGGGATGCCGGCCCTCTGGCCACACCTGTGCGGTACTACCACCTCGACTTCGCCCTGATGTTCACCGCGTCGGGTGCGTCCCCGAAGATGCGGAACATCGCGGCCGACCCTCGCGTGTCGATCGGCGTCTTCGCTCCGCTGGTCGGCCAGGCCAGCAGCCGCGGTGCCCAGATCTTCGGCCGGGCCCGGGTGTTGGGGCCGGAGGACACCGACTTCGAACACTACTGGCAGGCCTTCCGGTGGCAGTCGGACCATGTCGAGCGCTCGCTGCCGCTGACCGAGCCCCCGGTCGGGCCCGTGGTGGTGGTCGAGGCCGAGCGCATCGTCTACACCGAGCACTGGCTGCGGCGTGACGGTCTCGCTCCGCGCCAGTTCTGGACCCGACCGAAGGCCGGCTGA